Proteins from one Pseudomonas grandcourensis genomic window:
- the pepN gene encoding aminopeptidase N has translation MRTEQPKMIYLKDYQAPEYLIDETHLTFELFEDHSLVHAQLVMRRNPERGPGLPPLVLDGQQLELLSVTLADQALSEAQYQLTENHLTLHPTSATFTVDTSVRIHPETNTALEGLYKSGTMFCTQCEAEGFRKITYYLDRPDVMSTFTTTVVAEQHSYPVLLSNGNPIASGPGEEGRHWATWEDPFKKPAYLFALVAGDLWCVEDSFTTMSERNVALRIYVEPENIDKCQHAMNSLKKSMRWDEEVYGREYDLDIFMIVAVNDFNMGAMENKGLNIFNSSAVLAKAETATDAAHQRVEAIVAHEYFHNWSGNRVTCRDWFQLSLKEGFTVFRDAGFSSDMNSATVKRIQDVAYLRTHQFAEDAGPMAHAVRPDSFIEISNFYTLTVYEKGSEVVGMIHTLLGAEGFRKGSDLYFERHDGQAVTCDDFIKAMEDANGVDLTQFKRWYSQAGTPRLAVSESYDAAAKTYSLTFRQSCPETPDKVQKLPFVIPVELGLLDSKGGEIALRLAGEVAAQGTTRVISVTEAEQTFTFVDIAEQPLPSLLRGFSAPVKLSFPYNRDQLMFLMQHDSDGFNRWDAGQQLSVQVLQELIAQQQKGEALVLDQRLVSALRTVLSDESLDQAMVAEMLSLPSEAYLTEISDVADVDAIHTAREFARKQLAEALFEGLWLRYQANRELSKQTPYVAEAEHFARRALQNIALSYLMLSGKPEVVAATLEQFDACDNMTERLTALAVLVNSPFESEKAKALASFAEHFKDNPLVMDQWFSVQAGSVLPGGLARTKALMQHPAFNIKNPNKVRALVGAFAGQNLINFHAADGSGYRFLADLVIELNGFNPQIASRQLAPLTRWRKYDSARQVLMKGELERIRASGQLSSDVFEVVSKSLA, from the coding sequence ATGCGCACCGAACAACCGAAGATGATCTACCTCAAGGACTATCAGGCGCCCGAGTACCTGATCGACGAAACACACCTGACCTTCGAGTTGTTCGAGGACCACAGCCTGGTCCATGCGCAACTGGTGATGCGCCGCAACCCCGAGCGTGGCCCGGGCCTGCCGCCCCTGGTGCTGGACGGCCAGCAGCTGGAACTGCTGTCGGTCACCCTGGCCGACCAGGCGCTTTCCGAGGCGCAGTACCAGTTGACCGAGAATCACCTGACCCTGCACCCGACCAGCGCTACCTTCACGGTCGACACCAGCGTCCGGATCCACCCGGAAACCAACACCGCGCTGGAAGGCCTGTACAAGTCCGGCACGATGTTCTGCACCCAGTGCGAGGCCGAAGGCTTTCGCAAGATCACCTATTACCTCGACCGTCCGGACGTGATGAGCACCTTCACCACCACGGTCGTCGCCGAACAACACAGCTATCCGGTGCTGCTGTCCAACGGCAACCCGATCGCTTCCGGTCCTGGCGAAGAGGGCCGGCACTGGGCGACCTGGGAAGACCCGTTCAAGAAACCGGCGTACCTGTTTGCGCTGGTGGCCGGTGACCTGTGGTGCGTCGAAGACAGCTTCACCACCATGAGCGAGCGTAACGTGGCGCTGCGCATTTATGTCGAGCCGGAAAACATCGACAAGTGCCAGCATGCAATGAACAGTCTGAAGAAATCCATGCGTTGGGACGAAGAGGTCTACGGTCGCGAGTACGATCTGGACATCTTCATGATCGTCGCCGTGAATGACTTCAACATGGGCGCCATGGAGAACAAGGGCCTCAACATCTTCAACTCCAGCGCCGTGCTGGCCAAGGCCGAAACCGCTACCGACGCCGCGCACCAGCGGGTCGAGGCGATTGTCGCCCACGAGTACTTCCACAACTGGTCGGGTAACCGCGTGACCTGCCGCGACTGGTTCCAGCTGTCGCTGAAAGAAGGCTTCACCGTGTTCCGCGATGCCGGTTTCTCCTCGGACATGAACTCGGCCACGGTCAAGCGCATCCAGGATGTGGCGTACCTGCGCACCCACCAGTTCGCCGAAGACGCCGGCCCCATGGCCCACGCCGTGCGCCCGGACAGCTTCATCGAGATTTCCAACTTCTACACCCTGACCGTGTACGAAAAGGGCTCGGAAGTGGTCGGCATGATCCACACCCTGCTCGGTGCCGAAGGCTTCCGCAAAGGCAGCGACCTGTACTTCGAACGCCACGATGGCCAGGCCGTTACCTGCGATGACTTCATCAAGGCCATGGAAGATGCCAATGGTGTCGACCTGACCCAGTTCAAGCGCTGGTACAGCCAGGCCGGTACACCGCGTCTGGCGGTGAGCGAGTCCTACGACGCAGCCGCGAAAACTTACAGCCTGACCTTCCGCCAGAGCTGCCCGGAAACCCCGGACAAGGTGCAAAAACTGCCGTTTGTGATCCCGGTCGAGCTGGGCCTGCTGGACAGCAAGGGTGGCGAGATTGCCCTGCGTCTTGCCGGTGAAGTCGCAGCCCAAGGTACAACCCGGGTCATATCCGTGACCGAAGCCGAGCAGACTTTCACCTTTGTCGACATCGCCGAACAACCGCTGCCGTCGTTGCTGCGCGGCTTCTCGGCGCCGGTGAAGCTGAGCTTCCCGTACAACCGCGACCAGTTGATGTTCCTGATGCAGCACGACAGCGACGGCTTCAACCGTTGGGATGCTGGTCAGCAACTGTCGGTGCAGGTGCTGCAAGAGCTGATTGCCCAGCAACAGAAAGGCGAAGCGCTGGTACTCGATCAGCGTCTGGTGTCGGCGCTGCGCACGGTGCTCTCGGATGAGTCGCTGGATCAGGCCATGGTCGCCGAAATGCTCTCGCTGCCAAGCGAGGCGTACCTGACCGAGATCAGCGACGTGGCGGATGTCGATGCCATTCACACCGCCCGTGAATTTGCTCGCAAGCAATTGGCCGAGGCGTTGTTCGAAGGTCTGTGGCTGCGTTATCAAGCCAATCGCGAATTGTCGAAGCAGACGCCGTACGTGGCCGAAGCCGAGCACTTTGCCCGTCGTGCCTTGCAGAACATTGCGCTGTCGTACCTGATGCTCAGCGGCAAGCCGGAAGTTGTGGCGGCGACTCTGGAGCAGTTCGATGCGTGCGACAACATGACCGAGCGCCTGACCGCGCTGGCCGTGCTGGTCAATTCTCCGTTCGAATCCGAGAAGGCCAAGGCGCTGGCCAGCTTCGCCGAGCACTTCAAGGACAACCCGTTGGTCATGGACCAGTGGTTCAGTGTCCAGGCGGGCAGTGTGTTGCCTGGTGGCCTGGCACGGACCAAGGCGTTGATGCAGCACCCGGCGTTCAACATCAAGAACCCGAACAAGGTACGGGCGCTGGTCGGTGCGTTTGCCGGGCAGAACCTGATCAACTTCCATGCGGCCGACGGTTCGGGGTATCGCTTCCTCGCTGATCTGGTGATTGAGTTGAATGGCTTCAATCCACAGATTGCTTCTCGGCAGTTGGCGCCGTTGACTCGCTGGCGCAAGTACGACAGTGCTCGTCAGGTTTTGATGAAGGGGGAGCTTGAGCGGATTCGGGCTTCGGGGCAGTTGTCCAGTGATGTGTTTGAAGTGGTCAGCAAGAGTTTGGCTTGA
- a CDS encoding RND family transporter: MTSLSTHHQDKATFLERLIFNNRPAVITICLLVSIFLFWQATLIRPSTSFEKMIPLEHPFIQKMMEHRNDLANLGNTVRISVEATDGDIFSKEYMETLRQINDEVFYISGVDRSGLKSLWSPSVRWTEVTEEGFAGGEVIPQSYNGSQASLDLLRNNVLKSGQVGRLVSNDFKSSIVDIPLLESYPDPQDQGKLLALDYRQFSHELEDKIRTKFEAQNPNVKIHIVGFAKKVGDLIDGLVMVVMFFGIAFVITLILLLWFTNCLRSTVAVLSTTLVAVVWQLGLMHFFGFGLDPYSMLVPFLIFAIGISHGVQKINGIALQSSEADNALTAARRTFRQLFLPGMIAILADAVGFITLLIIDIGVIRELAIGASIGVAVIVFTNLILLPVAISYVGISKRAVERSKKDAVREHPFWRLLSNFASAKVAPVSILLALIAFGGGLWYSQNLKIGDLDQGAPELRPDSRYNKDNNFIINNYSTSSDVLVVMVKTKAEGCSRYEAMGPIDELMWKMQNTEGVQSAISLVTVSKQMIKGMNEGNLKWETLSRNPDVLNNSIARADGLYNNSCSLAPVLVFLNDHKAETLDRAVHAVQEFAKENNKEGLEFILAAGNAGIEAATNEVIKKSELTILILVYICVAVMCMITFRSWAATLCIVLPLVLTSVLGNALMAFMGIGVKVATLPVVALGVGIGVDYGIYIYSRLESFLRAGLPLQEAYYQTLKSTGKAVLFTGLCLAIGVCTWIFSAIKFQADMGLMLTFMLLWNMFGALWLLPALARFLIKPEKLAGQKGNSLFAH; encoded by the coding sequence ATGACTTCCTTGAGTACTCATCACCAGGACAAGGCGACGTTCCTCGAGCGCCTGATCTTCAACAACCGCCCGGCAGTGATCACGATCTGCCTGTTGGTCAGTATTTTCCTGTTCTGGCAGGCGACGCTGATTCGTCCGTCCACCAGTTTCGAGAAAATGATCCCGCTGGAGCATCCCTTCATCCAGAAGATGATGGAGCACCGCAACGATCTGGCGAACCTGGGCAACACCGTGCGGATCTCGGTGGAAGCCACCGATGGCGACATCTTCTCCAAGGAGTACATGGAGACCCTGCGTCAGATCAACGACGAGGTGTTCTACATCTCCGGTGTCGACCGTTCCGGCCTCAAGTCGCTGTGGAGCCCGAGCGTTCGCTGGACCGAAGTGACCGAAGAGGGCTTCGCCGGCGGCGAAGTGATTCCGCAGAGCTACAACGGCTCCCAGGCCAGCCTCGATTTGCTGCGCAACAACGTGCTCAAGTCCGGTCAGGTCGGGCGGTTGGTGTCCAACGATTTCAAGTCGAGCATCGTCGACATTCCGCTGCTGGAGTCCTACCCGGACCCGCAGGACCAGGGCAAGCTGCTGGCGCTGGATTATCGCCAGTTCTCCCACGAGCTTGAGGACAAGATCCGCACCAAGTTCGAAGCGCAGAACCCGAACGTGAAGATCCACATCGTCGGTTTCGCCAAGAAAGTCGGTGACCTGATCGATGGCCTGGTGATGGTGGTGATGTTCTTCGGCATCGCCTTCGTCATCACCCTGATCCTCCTGCTGTGGTTCACCAACTGCCTGCGCAGTACCGTCGCCGTTTTAAGCACGACGCTGGTGGCGGTGGTCTGGCAACTGGGCTTGATGCACTTCTTCGGCTTCGGGCTCGACCCCTATTCGATGCTGGTGCCGTTCCTGATCTTCGCCATCGGTATTTCCCACGGCGTGCAGAAGATCAACGGGATCGCCCTGCAATCGAGTGAAGCGGACAATGCCCTGACGGCGGCGCGTCGCACCTTCCGTCAATTGTTCCTGCCGGGGATGATCGCGATCCTCGCCGATGCCGTGGGTTTCATCACGTTGCTGATCATCGATATCGGTGTGATCCGTGAACTGGCCATCGGCGCCTCCATCGGTGTGGCGGTGATCGTGTTCACCAACCTGATCCTGCTGCCGGTGGCGATTTCCTATGTCGGCATCAGCAAACGTGCTGTCGAGCGCAGCAAGAAAGACGCGGTGCGCGAACACCCGTTCTGGCGCCTGCTGTCGAACTTTGCCAGCGCCAAAGTCGCACCGGTTTCCATCCTGCTGGCACTGATCGCCTTTGGCGGCGGCCTGTGGTACAGCCAGAACCTGAAAATCGGCGACCTCGACCAGGGTGCCCCGGAGCTGCGTCCGGACTCGCGCTACAACAAGGACAACAACTTCATCATCAACAACTACTCCACCAGCTCCGATGTGTTGGTGGTGATGGTCAAGACCAAGGCCGAAGGCTGCTCGCGCTACGAAGCCATGGGGCCGATCGACGAGCTGATGTGGAAGATGCAGAACACCGAGGGCGTGCAGTCGGCGATTTCCCTGGTGACCGTGTCCAAGCAAATGATCAAGGGCATGAACGAGGGCAACCTGAAATGGGAAACCCTGTCGCGTAACCCTGATGTGCTGAACAACTCCATTGCCCGCGCTGACGGCCTGTACAACAACAGCTGTTCCCTGGCGCCGGTGCTGGTGTTCCTCAACGATCACAAGGCCGAGACCCTGGATCGTGCGGTGCATGCAGTGCAGGAGTTCGCCAAGGAGAACAACAAGGAAGGCCTGGAGTTCATCCTCGCGGCCGGTAACGCCGGGATCGAGGCGGCCACCAACGAGGTGATCAAGAAGTCCGAGCTGACCATCCTGATCCTGGTGTACATCTGCGTGGCGGTCATGTGCATGATCACCTTCCGTTCGTGGGCGGCGACCTTGTGCATCGTGCTGCCGCTGGTGCTGACCTCGGTACTCGGCAACGCTCTGATGGCCTTCATGGGCATCGGCGTGAAAGTCGCGACCCTGCCGGTCGTGGCGCTCGGGGTGGGGATTGGTGTGGACTACGGCATCTACATCTACAGCCGCCTGGAAAGTTTCCTGCGTGCCGGCCTGCCGCTGCAAGAGGCGTA
- a CDS encoding YCF48-related protein yields the protein MSEPVMGVGTCRPPALRKFALLATALSLLGSAMLSAPALAAAAPASDVVYSIESAKAAKSLMLDVVHAGKRLVAVGDRGHILYSDDQGATWTQAKVPTRALLTSVFFVDDKHGWAVGHDAQILASEDGGATWTKQFEDLKRESPLLDVWFKDADSGFAVGAYGSLMETTDGGKHWEDASDRLDNEDQYHLNAIAAVKDAGLFIVGEQGSMFRSADWGQTWEKLEGPYEGSLFGVIGTAQPNTLLAYGLRGNLYRSTDFGTTWDQVELKAERGDLEFGLSGGTLLDDGSIVIVGNGGSVIRSSDNGETFKVVNRPDRISVSAVTAAGNGNLVLAGQGGVRVTSPNGTESGK from the coding sequence ATGAGTGAGCCTGTCATGGGTGTGGGTACCTGCCGCCCGCCGGCATTACGCAAATTCGCGTTGCTGGCCACAGCGCTCTCGCTGTTGGGCTCTGCCATGCTGTCGGCACCTGCGCTGGCCGCGGCGGCGCCAGCATCCGATGTTGTTTATTCCATTGAATCCGCCAAGGCTGCCAAAAGCCTGATGCTCGATGTCGTCCACGCCGGCAAGCGCCTGGTGGCGGTTGGGGATCGTGGGCACATCCTGTATTCCGATGACCAGGGCGCCACCTGGACCCAGGCCAAGGTCCCGACCCGGGCCCTGCTGACGTCGGTGTTTTTCGTCGATGACAAGCACGGTTGGGCCGTCGGTCATGACGCGCAGATCCTCGCCAGCGAGGACGGCGGCGCGACCTGGACCAAGCAGTTCGAAGATTTGAAACGCGAATCGCCGCTGCTCGATGTCTGGTTCAAGGACGCCGACAGCGGCTTTGCCGTGGGCGCTTATGGCTCGCTGATGGAAACCACCGACGGTGGCAAGCATTGGGAAGACGCCAGCGACCGCCTCGACAACGAAGACCAGTACCACCTGAACGCGATCGCCGCGGTCAAGGACGCCGGGCTGTTCATTGTCGGCGAGCAGGGCAGCATGTTCCGTTCCGCGGACTGGGGTCAGACCTGGGAGAAACTCGAAGGTCCGTACGAAGGCTCGCTGTTCGGCGTAATCGGCACGGCGCAGCCCAATACGCTGCTGGCCTACGGCCTGCGCGGCAACCTTTACCGTTCCACGGATTTCGGCACCACCTGGGACCAGGTCGAGCTCAAGGCTGAACGTGGCGACCTGGAGTTCGGGCTGTCCGGCGGCACGCTGCTCGACGACGGTTCCATCGTGATCGTCGGCAACGGCGGTTCGGTGATTCGCAGCAGCGACAATGGCGAAACCTTCAAGGTGGTCAACCGTCCGGACCGTATTTCGGTCTCGGCAGTGACTGCGGCAGGCAATGGCAATCTGGTTCTGGCCGGGCAGGGCGGCGTTCGCGTCACTTCGCCGAACGGCACCGAGTCGGGCAAATGA